The following proteins are encoded in a genomic region of Pseudorca crassidens isolate mPseCra1 chromosome 5, mPseCra1.hap1, whole genome shotgun sequence:
- the CHMP2B gene encoding charged multivesicular body protein 2b, protein MASLFKKKTVDDVIKEQNRELRGTQRAIIRDRAALEKQEKQLELEIKKMAKIGNKEACRVLAKQLVHLRKQKTRTFAVSSKVTSMSTQTKVMNSQMKMAGAMSTTAKTMQAVNKKMDPQKTLQTMQNFQKENMKMEMTEEMINDTLDDIFDGSDDEEESQDIVNQVLDEIGIEISGKMAKAPSAARSLPSASTSKATISDEEIERQLKALGVD, encoded by the exons ATGTAATAAAGGAACAGAATCGAGAGTTACGAGGAACACAGAGGGCTATAATCAGAGATCGAGCAGctttagagaaacaagaaaaacagctG gaattagaaattaagaaaatggccaaGATTGGTAATAAAGAAGCTTGCAGAGTTTTAGCCAAACAGCTTGTACAtctaaggaaacagaaaacaagaactTTTGCTGTAAGTTCAAAAGTCACGTCTATGTCCACACAAACAAAAGTGATGAACTCCCAGATGAAGATGGCAGGAGCAATGTCTACTACAGCAAAA acAATGCAGGCAGTTAACAAGAAGATGGATCCACAAAAGACATTACAAACAATGCAGAATTTCCAGAAGGaaaacatgaaaatggaaatgactgAAGAAATGA TCAATGACACACTTGATGACATCTTTGATGGCTCTGATGATGAAGAAGAAAGCCAAGATATTGTGAATCAAGTTCTTGATGAAATTGGAATTGAAATCTCTGGAAAG ATGGCCAAAGCTCCATCAGCAGCCCGAAGCTTACCATCTGCCTCTACTTCAAAGGCTACAATCTCCGATGAAGAGATTGAACGGCAACTCAAAGCTTTAGGAGTAGATTAA